The sequence GGAAGATATCGCCGCGATCGGCAATCCCCGTCGAGGAAATGTGATGCGCTGCAACGGACCGGTTCGCGGGCGGCAGAGCAATTCCGTGAGGGTGGCATCGGCTGCAAGGCGCAATGGCCCTGTCGCCATGCCGCGGGTGCTGCACGTCCTGGAGCTGCGCCCATCGAGAAAGGACCTACGGAGACGGCGTCAGGCGATCAACGACCGCTGAAACGTCGTCTCGCTGCCTCGGTAATCGGCGTATACAGGGCGACCCGGGTGCCTTCGGGGTCGGCGAACTGGACCGTGCGATTGCCCCAGGGCAGATCCTTGGGCTCATGCACCACCTCGACCTGGTCCTTCAGCCGTGCGAATTCCGCATCGACGTCGGCTACCATGAACTCAAGAATGGCGGTCTTGTTCGCGCGAGGCTCTGCACTGCCCGCCTTGAACAGGGCCACCGTCTCCACGCTGCCGATTGCCAAGGCCGCACCCGGCGTCACGATCTCGGCGAAGACGGGAGCAAGCCAGTCCGCGCGGTAGCTAGTTACTAGCTCGTAGAAGGCCACCATCCCTCGGATATCCGAGGCGACGAGACGGATGGATGCCAGTTTCATGATTGTGTCTTTCGGTCGGAGCGATCTGTTTCCCCGATTTTGTGACACAGTCGTGCTGACAGCGTTGTGGCAGCAGTAGTCAGCATCCATGCGAAAAGCGGAACGGCTCTTTCAGATCATCCAGATCCTTCGAAGGTCGAGCTGCCCCGTCACCTCGGCGCAGCTCGCGGATGAACTCGAGGTCGCGCGACGCACCATCTACCGCGACATCGCACACCTGATCGGCCAGCGCGTTCCCATCGCCGGCGAAGCCGGGTTCGGCTACGTCCTGGATCCGCGATACGACATGCCGCCGCTGATGCTGACACCCGAGGAAATCGAGGCCGTTGTCCTCGGCGCCCAGATGGTGGCAAAGCTGGGTGATGCCGCGATCACAAATGCCGCCCGAGATGTCCTCGCAAAGATTGCGTCCACAATCCCGAGCGACCTTCTTCCCTTCATGGTCG is a genomic window of Kaistia defluvii containing:
- a CDS encoding helix-turn-helix transcriptional regulator — its product is MRKAERLFQIIQILRRSSCPVTSAQLADELEVARRTIYRDIAHLIGQRVPIAGEAGFGYVLDPRYDMPPLMLTPEEIEAVVLGAQMVAKLGDAAITNAARDVLAKIASTIPSDLLPFMVEPAVSLKPSEVEDGSRFDSRPLRRAIREGRKTRLDYRAANGEVTRRIVWPVLLGYADAHCLLIAWCEAKQAFRHFRTERILDLEVLEEPIGLSRAKLRQQWRKWRETELSRPRPAP
- a CDS encoding VOC family protein; the protein is MKLASIRLVASDIRGMVAFYELVTSYRADWLAPVFAEIVTPGAALAIGSVETVALFKAGSAEPRANKTAILEFMVADVDAEFARLKDQVEVVHEPKDLPWGNRTVQFADPEGTRVALYTPITEAARRRFSGR